One region of Budorcas taxicolor isolate Tak-1 chromosome 3, Takin1.1, whole genome shotgun sequence genomic DNA includes:
- the TMED5 gene encoding transmembrane emp24 domain-containing protein 5 isoform X3, which translates to MGDTTWLPFPVVLLAALLLPRAAGFTPSLDSDFTFTLPAGQKECFYQPMPLKASLEIEYQVLDGAGLDIDFHLASPEGKTLVFEQRKSDGVHTIETEVGDYMFCFDNTFSTISEKVIFFELILDNMGEQEQEQEDWKKYITGTDMLDMKLEDILKHSCEKKRTAPPLFNL; encoded by the exons ATGGGCGATACGACCTGGCTACCCTTCCCCGTGGTCCTCTTGGCCGCTCTGCTGCTGCCTAGGGCGGCCGGCTTCACTCCCTCGTTAGacagcgacttcacgttcacacTTCCGGCGGGCCAGAAGGAGTGTTTCTACCAGCCCATGCCCCTGAAGGCCTCGCTGGAGATCGAGTACCAA GTTTTAGATGGAGCAGGATTAGATATTGATTTCCATCTTGCTTCTCCAGAAGGAAAAACCTTAGTTTTTGAACAAAGAAAATCAGATGGAGTTCACAC gATAGAGACTGAAGTTGGTGATTACATGTTCTGCTTTGACAATACATTCAGCACCATTTCTGAGAAGGTGATTTTCTTTGAATTAATCCTGGATAATATGGGAGAACAGGAGCAAGAACAagaggactggaagaaatacattaCTGGCACAGATATGCTGGATATGAAACTGGAGGACATTCTG